The following nucleotide sequence is from Parus major isolate Abel unplaced genomic scaffold, Parus_major1.1 Scaffold427, whole genome shotgun sequence.
AAGGGCTCCGAGAGCTCCTCCCGCGGCTGCCGGCGTAGCCCGGCCTCGGGGCACTTTGGGGCGGGGGGAGCCCGTCACTCACTGCGGGTCAGGCCCCAGCCCGTGATGTAGCAGGGGTAGCCGTCGGGCAGGATGGTGCCTTCCCGGGGCAGCACCGCCAGCTGCACGGCGTTGTTCAGGGTGGCGTAGCCGCTCAGGCGGAACAGGGCGATGTCGTAGCTGCCGGGGCGAGGGGGAGGATGTTACGAGGAGCCCTCCCCCAAATCCCGGCCGGGctccccccagctctccctcccGCCGCCGTTACCCTCCGGCCACGTTGTTGGGGTTCCAGTAGGGGTGGACGATGATCTTGCTGACGCTGAAGATCTGCTCGCTGCCCTCGTTCTTGTTCAGGTTGTGCTCGCCGGCCACAACACGGTAGTTCATGTTACTGCCGGCAAGGTGCGAAAACCTCCATCAGCCCCGAATCCCGGGCACTCGGAGCGTGGAGCCGggaggctcagagcagggagaggatgcTCCCACGGAAGCCCCATGGAGCCCCTGCCAGAGGAGCCCCAAAAGCCCCCCAAGGACGGCTGCTCTGCGGGGTTGGGGCAGGCAGAATTTCTCCTTGGGAAGGCTTTTGGGGGAAAGGAGCTTCGGCGAGAGGAAGGAGGGGTCCCCGCCCTGCTCACTTGTTCACGCAGTGGGCGGCGGTCATCACCCAGTTCCTCTGGATGAGGGAGCCTCCGCAGGTGTGGTGCCAGCCGCCCCCGGAGTAATACTGGAGGGAGATCTGGGGAGGGGGGCGAGACACGGCGCGGGGCTCAGCACAGGCTCCCGGAGCGAGGAGAGCCCCGGCAGCGGCCGTGGGACGGCGGCAGGACCCACCTGGTAGGGCCAGGCGTGCGAGCGCGCCTCGGTCCCTCCGACCACCCGCTGCATGTTCTCGACGTCCAGCTCGGAGCAGcgccctggggacagagggacggCGTGAGTCCCCACCGGGGGGGCGGCTCGGGGGCGGTTTGAGGAGGCGCCGAGGCCGAAGGCTCCGGGCGGGACTCACCGCACAGGGCGAGCGCGGCGAGGAGCACGAGCTGCAGCATCATCCTGGAGCGCGGTGTCCGCGGTGGGACCGAGGCGCTGCCCCGCGGGAGCTTTAACGGGGCCGCGGGAGGAGGCGCGGGAAGGGAAGCAGGTGCTGCGGCCCCGGCCAGCGGCCTTGGCCCCTCTGCCCGAGCACACACAGCGCCGAGGCCGGGGCAGCCCAGGGACACCCCGAGCGTCCCTCGGCTCTGGATCCCAGGGAGACGCTGCCCTGCTGCGCTGGCACCTCCTGTTCCCGAGTTCCAGAGCGGTGGCACGAGTCTGGCCCGCTCCCGGCCCGAGAAGAccttggctgcagctctccGTGGCCTCGATTTGGGGGGTGGCTCCAAGAGCTCGATCCAACACCTGAACGGAGCCGCGTGGGCGCTGGGATGGGGAAATCGAGGCACAAACAGGGCACGACCTTCACCCCCTCCCcgagcccccagcacagccagcgCTGGAGCAGGGCCGGGGCTCGGCCTCCCCGGGACCTGAGCTTGGGgcaaaatgaagcagcagcagcatggttTGAAACAAAGCCTGGACTTTTGGCCAAAGCTGTGTCACTTTTTACcccctgaactccaccctgaGGCTGTTTTTCGGGGGAGCCCCGGCTCTCGAGGCACAGGCGCTGGCAAACAGCATTTGGGCTCACGGGGGTCATGGGGTCACCCAGGGCAACAAAACTGAAGGCAATGAAAAGCACCTGCTGCAGTTCTGCCCTTATCTCCAAGGAAAACATGAGACTTGACAGGAACACAATCTCCAAATAGTGCCATGCTTGTTCTGTCAGCACCAAGGGCACGGGGTGAGGGACAGCAGCAACGGCTGCGCCCTACACAGGGACACCTCAATCCAAAACTGATCCCCCAGCTGTGGCACTAAGAGCTGCCAACTCATTTGGGGGCTACAACAGTGGGATTTGTAGTTTAATGAGATTTTTGGGATTGTCCTGTGCAGTGCCAAGAGCTGGACACACTCTTGTGTCCTATCCAACTTCAGATGTTTCAGAATTCTCTGTTCCcagtgggtcccttccaactcaggatatccATGATATTCCATGAGTCTGGATATCACAGAGCACTTGGACAACACTCCTGGATTTTGGGGCTCTTTGCAGTTGTCCTTTTCAGAACTGGTGATTTTTATCATCCTTGCAAGTCCCTTCCACCTCTGGTTATTCTGTGATCTGAGAGGTCAGGGGCCTTTTTGACAAGTCTTGAACATTGGGATATTGTCATCAGTGGATGTTTGGGATTGTCCTGTGCAGGTCCAGGAGCTGccttgatgatccttgtgggttcctcCCAGCACTGGATCCCCCATattcccccagccctgtggcccGGCCCTGTTCCGGGTGCCAGGGAGGTTCTGGGGGTTCTGGGGGATCCGGGGTGCGCAGCGGATGCTGCCTGGCCTCGCCTCCAACTTCCTCCATCAAAACCCTCCAACGGCAGCTCCGCGGCCGCGGGCGGGGCTGGGCCGGGGCCATGGCCGAGGGCAGGAGCGGCAGCGCCGGGCTCTTCGCCAGGCAGGTCCAGAAACACTTCAGCCGCGCCCAGGAGAAGGTACGGAGGTGCCACCcactcccaaatcccagctttgATTGGATTTGTCCTTCTTTCCCACCACAGTGCTCCCGGGGTGGCCCAAACGGCACAGCTCAGCACCTTTGGGTGCTCATGGGGTGGGAGTTTGGGGGTTTCTGTGTTGGTGTCATCGTTGCTCCAAGGCTTTTGAGGATGGCATCTCCCAAAACTCCCCAAGACACTTTGGCTTCTCCAgtggtggggtttttcctcCCAAAACACCTCACACAGGTTATGGGGGGCTGTAGGGTGGTGGCACAGGGTTCCTGGGCTGGCTGGCACTGAGGGTCCCCAGCAGGACCCAGCATGGCCAGTGGTCCCAGGAGTGTTGGTGAGGTCGGCACCGGCCCCACAGGAAGCGAGGGGGAAGGGCTGCGGAAGCAGCACGAGCAGGGCAATTCACAGCTGCTTTGGGGTATTTTGGGGGGggctctttcctttcctctcccaaaAAAAGCAGCCGTGACTCCTCTTTTGGGGGGTGACACAAAGACCCCCTTCAAACCCTCACCCTCCAGGGTTTCCTGGCCAGTGCTTGGTGCTAATTTTGGTCTTCCCACGGCTCAATCATCCAGGCCAGgctccagctgcttcctgcacacagcaaatctccctcccagccaggccCAGCCTCTTCCTGGATATCCCAAATCTCCCTCTgacccagccccagcctcttCCTGGATATCCCAAATCTCCCTCTgacccagccccagcctcttCCTGGACACTCCGAAGctccctgttcccagccctggcctcTTCCTGTGGGGGGCCAAGTTCTTTGTGGAGACCCCAAAAGTCCCTCCTGCCTGGCCCCAGCCTCTTCCTGGACACCTTGAATTTCCCCCCATCTGGCTTCAGTCATTTTCCAGAGGGTCACCCTCTTTCTGGGCACCCCAAAACTCCTTCTTGCCTGGCCCCAGCCTCTTCCCAGGGGAGCTCAATCTCTTCCTGGGCTGCCTCAGTCCAGACCCAGCCCAGGAGGCTCAGCCTGGACACCCCAAATCTCCCCCACCTGGCccagcctctctctgctctccttcagTCTCACACCTTTCTCATCCTCTTCCTGGTGTTCCCTGTACCCCACAGTCAGGGCTCggggtgttttggggtgcaCAGAAGTGCACCCACAGGGTTTAGGATGGGAGGTGGGCTAGCACCCAAAAATTCAAcgttttcctgaaaataataaaagcaccGGGGGATGCAGTGAAATTTTGTGTTTCCGCATaaatcctgccctgctggaTCCTCGGCAGCCCCTCAGGGGGGTCCTGGGGGCCACGGTGACCTCGGGGTGACCTCGGGGTGTGGGAGGggctcttcccctctctctctccatcacAGGTTCTGCAAAAATTGGGCAAAACGGTGGAAACCAAAGACGAGCAGTTCGAGCAGAGCGCCTACaacttccagctgcagcaggtgatGGGGGCAGcggggacattggggacacccCGAGCCAgccccgggggtcccggggaCAGCCCTGACCCCCCCTCACCGCTGTGCTTTGCAGAACGAAGGTCACAAACTCTACAAGGACCTCAAGGGGTTCGTGGGAGCTGTGAAAGGTGCGGAACCGACACAGAACGTCCCAGGAAAACTCGGGAGCAGGGAGGGACTCAGGGCGGAGCCAGGATAATAAATGAGGAATAGCAGAGGAAATAAATCGTGCTTATAATAAATAgattagtaataaaaaaatcagtattaaatcaaaagaaagaataaatgaaagtCAATATTGAGAATAAGTAGATTGTAAGCTACAAATTGATAATGAAGACAaaatagataataaaaatactctttgtGGGATAATAGATATgagatatatataatatatattacatatatgaCATGTAATGTATATTATctcatatatatcatatatataatgtataatatcTCATtatgtattaaataaatatggGATAATAAGGGGATAAAAATAATAGAGAGATAATGAAGAGATCAAAttaatagatattaaaaatatattaaagataaaataataaaaatactgtatgtgggataatagataataaatatatatgggatatatattatatatgggatattaaatagaaaaacagatAATACATATGGTATCTATTGGATATATATGCTATATACAGGATAATAGAGACaataaataatctaaaataaCACACCTGAGCTAATAAACAAGagtgaataaatgaataatgaTAAATGGGGATAATGACGGGTACCTGTGCCCCACAGTGATGCACGAGAGCTCCCGCAAAGTGGCCGAGACGCTGCAGGAGATTTACAGCCACGAGTGGGACGGGCACGAGGAGCTCCGAGCTATCGCTGACGTgagccctgggtgtccccaagggTCCCCTTGAAGTCCGGGGGGGTTGGAGGGTCCCGGGTGTCACCCCTGGCCTTGTCCCCCCCAGAGCAATGACCTCCTGTGGGATGACTACGAGGCGAAGTTGGCCGACCAAGCCCTGCGGCTCATGGAGAATTACCTGGCTCAGTTCGGGGACTTTAAGGTGTTTAACTGTGAGGTCgggtggggctgggggccgGGGGAACACGGGGGGTCCTGGCTCACCTGTCCCCCCCAGGAGCGCATCGCCAAGCGGGGCCGAAAGCTCGTGGACTACGACAGTGCCCGGCATCACCTGGAGGCTCTGCAAAGCGCCAAGAAAAAGGACGAGGCCAAAATTGCCAAGGTTGGGACTCCCCGGGAGGCCCCGGCACAGCGGCCACGTGGGGACAGACCCCCGGCCATGGGAACAAAGCCACGGCCCCCCCGTGTCCCTCCCGCAGGCTGAGGATGAGTTCAATAAAGCCCAGGCAGTGTTTGAGGACCTGAACAGGGACCTGAGGGAGGAGCTGCCAGTCCTGTACGGCAGGTATGGCACTGTCACgggctggggacaccacagggcCTCGGGGACATTCAGGGCCtgggggacactgcagggatttggggataTCATGGGACTGGAGGTCACTCTGGGGGTTGTCAGGCTGGGGatgtcctggggctgggggacatTGGGAGGGCTTGGGGACATCATGGACCAGGGTGTTGGGGGACAttgtggggctgggggacacgGGCTGGGCATGAGTGCCATCGGGTGGGTGAGGTccccccatggcaggggagaaCTTGCGTGGGTCTCTCCTCAAAGCCCACCCTGGGGACACATCGGGGGTTTGGGGGGACATCGGCCACGGGGCCCTGTGGCAGTGGGAGGTGGCAACTCAACAGCACCCATGGGGTGGCCCTGAGGGGGCCATTCCCCTTCCAGCGGGGTCCACGGAGTTGGGGACTCAGCAGGTGGGGTGGGTGGGACGTGGCTGAGCACCCCCAGACCCCTCCGGTGTCCCCTCCGTGGGACATCGCGTGTGGCCCCAGATCCCTCCCATGTCCCCCGCAGCCGCATCGCCTGTTACATCACCGTTTTCCAGAACATCTCCAACCTCCGTGACGTCTTCTACAAGGAGATGAGCAAGGTGGGGAGGGCACCCCAAAACACCTCCCCCTCCCCCCGGCAGCAGGAGGTGccctcaggtgtccccaggtgtccccaggtggcGATGCCGCTGCTGTTCCCCTGCAGAGTCCCTGCTCTTCGTGTAATTCATTCAGAGCAGTCTGAGGGtgtttggggtgtccccaggtgctgggggccctgctgagcccctggGTGATGGGGAGCACCTGGGGACCCCCTGAAGTGTTTCTGTGTCCCCCCTGCCCAGCTCAACCGGGACCTGTATGAGGTGATGAGCAAACTGGAGAAGCAGCACTCGAGCAAGGTGTTCATCATCAAAGGTGTTCCCAGGTAACACCTCGGGGAGATGAGGGGACAGCCGAGGTTAAGGGGACAATTCGCCCCCCAGCCCCCCACAAATGTGATGGAGGCTCCAGTCCCAGAGTCCTGGGGTGGGTGGACATCTGTGAAAGAAGGGCTGAAGGTGCTTTTTGGTGGGCCTGGGGAATTAATCGGGGTCCTGCTGGATGGGGAAACATCACCTGTGAGCTGGGACAGTGACACCCCAAGGAtgcctggggacaccccaagCTGAACCGCTCTGTCCTCCCCCAGCAACCGCCGCTCTCTGGTCATCTCCGCACCCGTGAGCCCCCCGGCCGCGTTCCCCTGCCCGGACAAGGCGCCCGTGCTGGACGCGGAGGTGACACCGGCGTCCCCCGGCGGGGACAGCGCTGCCACCGACACCAACGGAGACCCGGGGGCTGTTTCCCCCGGGCCCCCCCCGGCTTCGCCCGCCAGCGGGGGCTCCCTGGACACGGCCTCGGTGTCCAGCGAGGAGAGCCCGGAGCCCATCTCCGAGCCCGATTCTGTGTCCCCTGCTCAGGAGACATCGCAGCCGGGGGCTGACAgcggggggcggggggggcCCGAGGGCATCGCCACCTCCCTGGCGTCACTGATTTTATCCGAAGCCATTGCCCAGGCCACCGGCACCTCGTCGCCAGAGCCGGGAAAAGCCACGGGCACGGCCGGGGACGGCGCTGAAGGTCGGGCAGGTCCCGGCGAGCCGCGGGCCCCCAGcgcagctctgccctgccatgTGCTCGGAGCCGCGGCCGTGGCACCGGAGAGTCCCCGGGAGCCGCGTCAGCTCGGCGGGGACCGGGGACAGCGCGGTGACACCGAGGACAGCGCGGAGGTGACGGATGTCCAGGCAGAGGTGCGCAAAACTCGGCTGGGAAAGTTCTGGGAGACGCcaggggtgggagaggggaaCACGCACAGGGGGATCCCTGAATGGGGGGGGGCACCCGGGCGGGCTGTGGGGACACGAGACCGAGCCGGGGGACAAACCCAGCCCGTGGGACAccccctgctgcaggtggggcTGGACCTGCCCCTCCCCGCGGTGTCGGGCCCGGGAACGCCGGACCCCTCTGGATCCCCAAGCCAGGCGGGTGCAAAGGGCGGGGGGCTCGGTCCCTTTTGGATGGGATTGAACGGGATCACGAGGTGCCGGTGTCACCCCCATGCTTCTCCCAGGGCTTTTCCGGGACACCGGAGCAGGACACGAGCCAGGACCCCTCAGATGCTGCAGATTCCCCCCAGGATCCCCCCGAGTCCCTCAGCGCCCTGTGAACCCACGGGAAATACGGCGTCTCTCCAAAATTCATTCCCCAGAATGCATTTCCCAGCCCCCATCCCGTATGaaataaagatggaaaaggTGGCAAAATCCCAAATCTCCATCTGGGATTGCGGATGGGGTCCGGGGGGAACCCCACCGGCGGATTTGGGGTGGCTGAGGagttggggggtggggggagttTGGGATTGTCACTCTctccccccccgccccgctccaACATCCGTGACTCAGGGAAAAGGCATCGAGCCTGTTCCACCAGCTCCCGGAAAATGCACTGTcatgc
It contains:
- the CELA1 gene encoding chymotrypsin-like elastase family member 1, whose amino-acid sequence is MMLQLVLLAALALCGRCSELDVENMQRVVGGTEARSHAWPYQISLQYYSGGGWHHTCGGSLIQRNWVMTAAHCVNNNMNYRVVAGEHNLNKNEGSEQIFSVSKIIVHPYWNPNNVAGGYDIALFRLSGYATLNNAVQLAVLPREGTILPDGYPCYITGWGLTRSNGQLSSVLLQAYLPVVDYQTCSSPSYWGSTVKNTMVCAGGDGVRSGCQGDSGGPLHCAVNGQYQVHGVTSFVSSQGCNVVRKPTVFTRVSAYISWINSVRRPGRAGPG
- the BIN2 gene encoding bridging integrator 2, whose translation is MAEGRSGSAGLFARQVQKHFSRAQEKVLQKLGKTVETKDEQFEQSAYNFQLQQNEGHKLYKDLKGFVGAVKVMHESSRKVAETLQEIYSHEWDGHEELRAIADSNDLLWDDYEAKLADQALRLMENYLAQFGDFKERIAKRGRKLVDYDSARHHLEALQSAKKKDEAKIAKAEDEFNKAQAVFEDLNRDLREELPVLYGSRIACYITVFQNISNLRDVFYKEMSKLNRDLYEVMSKLEKQHSSKVFIIKGVPSNRRSLVISAPVSPPAAFPCPDKAPVLDAEVTPASPGGDSAATDTNGDPGAVSPGPPPASPASGGSLDTASVSSEESPEPISEPDSVSPAQETSQPGADSGGRGGPEGIATSLASLILSEAIAQATGTSSPEPGKATGTAGDGAEGRAGPGEPRAPSAALPCHVLGAAAVAPESPREPRQLGGDRGQRGDTEDSAEVTDVQAEGFSGTPEQDTSQDPSDAADSPQDPPESLSAL